From one Gossypium hirsutum isolate 1008001.06 chromosome D08, Gossypium_hirsutum_v2.1, whole genome shotgun sequence genomic stretch:
- the LOC107909068 gene encoding uncharacterized protein isoform X2: MDFDCLTRKELQFLCKRNKIPANITNVAMADALKALEIVEGLEEFKNQSQSPEKTMNKTSQEIPSTISRTSTRRKPTKEEHQTAQSTVRTRKMTRRTAELDEENKNLNVTETPAVTTNTSRRAKKIESEVKDQKKSDLVETPALQSGRRRPGVGSTRRKVEDTLQTGYGTRRSVRLLEKCMEGLSLKESEKMEPVKADEMVESEVQNNNGQSEELPLARNLSASLEDERDFKDDVEENSKCENGGSNGTLISLDDKIDEPEGPKGCDDNAVFEDSYETVSTPNEELVADETNDAAVSEELLADETNDAVVSEELVADETYDAAVSQELAADGTNDAAVSEDAPEIESLPEKSVADDTDDVVSHEELVVDEPEVLVANAEDISEEVLDHSSPVEAVRVEEHANQAPQEIEAVHDDLTILPKAKEYAEGEVSQDVPSVLPEDHIDSSANKGNEASNDDHELLGDSDIDVEECDDPMTNMVDEESDDDVLGDSNIDDESVADEDLMTNVVNEAALVDANVTEAKTIPVNSFHNASQSVVDDDFQVQDPEALIDVGVMPEVEFGETTEIITTTTSLPLPSPLKPQLSQPRKSSSKKQTTIPEENINKENIDVVKKVKKNKNVIDEGTMQNLEDLSLRKLMKLTKMFNKLEINDNMKNKEDDNLNKPFGKSRTALQSLPQNCMNNEEAEKQN; this comes from the exons atggattTCGATTGCCTTACAAGGAAAGAGCTTCAGTTTCTTTGCAAGAGAAACAAAATCCCAGCTAATATTACCAATGTTGCCATGGCTGATGCTCTCAAAGCTCTTGAGATT GTTGAAGGACTTGAGGAGTTCAAGAATCAATCTCAATCCCCAGAAAAGACCATGAATAAAACATCACAAGAAATCCCCTCTACTATTTCCAGGACATCAACTCGGAGAAAACCTACCAAGGAAGAGCATCAAACTGCACAATCGACTGTCCGAACCCGAAAAATGACAAGAAGAACAGCTGAATTGGATGAAGAAAACAAGAACCTGAATGTGACTGAGACTCCTGCGGTGACTACTAACACCAGCAGGAGGGCTAAGAAAATTGAATCTGAAGTTAAGGATCAAAAAAAGAGTGATTTGGTTGAGACTCCAGCTTTGCAGAGTGGTAGGAGAAGGCCTGGAGTGGGATCTACAAGGAGGAAAGTTGAGGATACATTGCAGACCGGCTACGGAACAAGGCGGTCGGTGAGGTTACTGGAGAAGTGTATGGAAGGGTTGAGTTTAAAAGAGAGTGAAAAAATGGAGCCCGTGAAGGCTGATGAAATGGTGGAAAGTGAAGTTCAAAACAACAATGGCCAATCTG AAGAGTTACCATTGGCTCGAAATTTAAGTGCATCTCTTGAAGATGAAAGGGATTTTAAAGATGATGTTGAGGAAAATAGCAAGTGTGAAAATGGAGGAAGTAATGGGACACTGATCTCCCTTGATGACAAGATTGATGAGCCTGAAGGTCCAAAGG GTTGTGATGATAATGCTGTCTTTGAAGACTCATATGAGACTGTGAGCACGCCGAATGAGGAATTGGTAGCTGATGAGACCAATGATGCTGCTGTATCTGAAGAATTGTTGGCTGATGAGACCAACGATGCTGTTGTTTCTGAAGAATTGGTGGCTGATGAGACCTATGATGCTGCTGTTTCTCAAGAATTGGCAGCTGATGGAACCAATGATGCTGCTGTTTCCGAAGATGCACCTGAAATCGAGAGCTTACCTGAGAAATCGGTAGCTGATGACACCGATGATGTTGTTTCCCATGAGGAATTGGTAGTTGATGAGCCTGAAGTACTGGTTGCAAATGCTGAGGATATATCTGAGGAAGTCTTGGATCATTCTTCACCAGTGGAGGCTGTTAGAGTAGAAGAGCATGCTAATCAAGCTCCACAAGAAATTGAAGCAGTACATGATGATCTAACCATACTTCCGAAAGCTAAAGAGTATGCCGAGGGCGAAGTATCTCAAGATGTTCCTTCAGTTCTCCCTGAAGATCATATTGATTCCTCAGCGAACAAGGGAAATGAAGCATCTAATGATGATCATGAGCTCCTTGGCGATTCAGACATCGATGTTGAGGAATGTGATGATCCAATGACTAATATGGTGGACGAAGAATCTGATGATGATGTCCTTGGCGATTCAAACATCGATGATGAATCTGTAGCTGATGAGGATCTAATGACTAATGTGGTGAATGAAGCAGCATTGGTTGATGCAAATGTAACCGAAGCCAAAACAATCCCTGTGAATTCATTCCACAATGCTTCCCAATCTGTTGTGGATGATGATTTCCAAGTGCAGGATCCAGAAGCATTGATCGATGTTGGTGTAATGCCAGAGGTTGAATTTGGAGAGACAACTGAGATTATTACAACCACCACCTCACTACCATTGCCATCACCATTGAAACCTCAACTTTCTCAACCAAGGAAATCATCAAGCAAGAAACAGACAACAATCCCGGAGGAGAACATCAACAAGGAGAACATTGATGTtgtgaagaaggtgaagaaaaacAAGAACGTCATTGATGAGGGTACCATGCAGAATTTGGAAGATTTGAGCCTTAGGAAACTAATGAAGCTAACCAAGATGTTTAACAAACTAGAGATCAATGATAATATGAAGAACAAAGAAGATGATAATCTCAATAAG CCATTTGGGAAGAGCAGAACAGCCTTGCAATCATTGCCACAGAATTGTATGAACAATGAAGAAGCAGAGAAGCAAAACTGA
- the LOC107909068 gene encoding uncharacterized protein isoform X1, producing MDFDCLTRKELQFLCKRNKIPANITNVAMADALKALEIVEGLEEFKNQSQSPEKTMNKTSQEIPSTISRTSTRRKPTKEEHQTAQSTVRTRKMTRRTAELDEENKNLNVTETPAVTTNTSRRAKKIESEVKDQKKSDLVETPALQSGRRRPGVGSTRRKVEDTLQTGYGTRRSVRLLEKCMEGLSLKESEKMEPVKADEMVESEVQNNNGQSEELPLARNLSASLEDERDFKDDVEENSKCENGGSNGTLISLDDKIDEPEGPKGCDDNAVFEDSYETVSTPNEELVADETNDAAVSEELLADETNDAVVSEELVADETYDAAVSQELAADGTNDAAVSEDAPEIESLPEKSVADDTDDVVSHEELVVDEPEVLVANAEDISEEVLDHSSPVEAVRVEEHANQAPQEIEAVHDDLTILPKAKEYAEGEVSQDVPSVLPEDHIDSSANKGNEASNDDHELLGDSDIDVEECDDPMTNMVDEESDDDVLGDSNIDDESVADEDLMTNVVNEAALVDANVTEAKTIPVNSFHNASQSVVDDDFQVQDPEALIDVGVMPEVEFGETTEIITTTTSLPLPSPLKPQLSQPRKSSSKKQTTIPEENINKENIDVVKKVKKNKNVIDEGTMQNLEDLSLRKLMKLTKMFNKLEINDNMKNKEDDNLNKQPFGKSRTALQSLPQNCMNNEEAEKQN from the exons atggattTCGATTGCCTTACAAGGAAAGAGCTTCAGTTTCTTTGCAAGAGAAACAAAATCCCAGCTAATATTACCAATGTTGCCATGGCTGATGCTCTCAAAGCTCTTGAGATT GTTGAAGGACTTGAGGAGTTCAAGAATCAATCTCAATCCCCAGAAAAGACCATGAATAAAACATCACAAGAAATCCCCTCTACTATTTCCAGGACATCAACTCGGAGAAAACCTACCAAGGAAGAGCATCAAACTGCACAATCGACTGTCCGAACCCGAAAAATGACAAGAAGAACAGCTGAATTGGATGAAGAAAACAAGAACCTGAATGTGACTGAGACTCCTGCGGTGACTACTAACACCAGCAGGAGGGCTAAGAAAATTGAATCTGAAGTTAAGGATCAAAAAAAGAGTGATTTGGTTGAGACTCCAGCTTTGCAGAGTGGTAGGAGAAGGCCTGGAGTGGGATCTACAAGGAGGAAAGTTGAGGATACATTGCAGACCGGCTACGGAACAAGGCGGTCGGTGAGGTTACTGGAGAAGTGTATGGAAGGGTTGAGTTTAAAAGAGAGTGAAAAAATGGAGCCCGTGAAGGCTGATGAAATGGTGGAAAGTGAAGTTCAAAACAACAATGGCCAATCTG AAGAGTTACCATTGGCTCGAAATTTAAGTGCATCTCTTGAAGATGAAAGGGATTTTAAAGATGATGTTGAGGAAAATAGCAAGTGTGAAAATGGAGGAAGTAATGGGACACTGATCTCCCTTGATGACAAGATTGATGAGCCTGAAGGTCCAAAGG GTTGTGATGATAATGCTGTCTTTGAAGACTCATATGAGACTGTGAGCACGCCGAATGAGGAATTGGTAGCTGATGAGACCAATGATGCTGCTGTATCTGAAGAATTGTTGGCTGATGAGACCAACGATGCTGTTGTTTCTGAAGAATTGGTGGCTGATGAGACCTATGATGCTGCTGTTTCTCAAGAATTGGCAGCTGATGGAACCAATGATGCTGCTGTTTCCGAAGATGCACCTGAAATCGAGAGCTTACCTGAGAAATCGGTAGCTGATGACACCGATGATGTTGTTTCCCATGAGGAATTGGTAGTTGATGAGCCTGAAGTACTGGTTGCAAATGCTGAGGATATATCTGAGGAAGTCTTGGATCATTCTTCACCAGTGGAGGCTGTTAGAGTAGAAGAGCATGCTAATCAAGCTCCACAAGAAATTGAAGCAGTACATGATGATCTAACCATACTTCCGAAAGCTAAAGAGTATGCCGAGGGCGAAGTATCTCAAGATGTTCCTTCAGTTCTCCCTGAAGATCATATTGATTCCTCAGCGAACAAGGGAAATGAAGCATCTAATGATGATCATGAGCTCCTTGGCGATTCAGACATCGATGTTGAGGAATGTGATGATCCAATGACTAATATGGTGGACGAAGAATCTGATGATGATGTCCTTGGCGATTCAAACATCGATGATGAATCTGTAGCTGATGAGGATCTAATGACTAATGTGGTGAATGAAGCAGCATTGGTTGATGCAAATGTAACCGAAGCCAAAACAATCCCTGTGAATTCATTCCACAATGCTTCCCAATCTGTTGTGGATGATGATTTCCAAGTGCAGGATCCAGAAGCATTGATCGATGTTGGTGTAATGCCAGAGGTTGAATTTGGAGAGACAACTGAGATTATTACAACCACCACCTCACTACCATTGCCATCACCATTGAAACCTCAACTTTCTCAACCAAGGAAATCATCAAGCAAGAAACAGACAACAATCCCGGAGGAGAACATCAACAAGGAGAACATTGATGTtgtgaagaaggtgaagaaaaacAAGAACGTCATTGATGAGGGTACCATGCAGAATTTGGAAGATTTGAGCCTTAGGAAACTAATGAAGCTAACCAAGATGTTTAACAAACTAGAGATCAATGATAATATGAAGAACAAAGAAGATGATAATCTCAATAAG CAGCCATTTGGGAAGAGCAGAACAGCCTTGCAATCATTGCCACAGAATTGTATGAACAATGAAGAAGCAGAGAAGCAAAACTGA
- the LOC107909067 gene encoding protein TOPLESS-RELATED PROTEIN 2 isoform X1: MSSLSRELVFLILQFLDEEKFKETVHKLEQESGFFFNMKHFEDQVQAGEWDEVERYLCGFTKVEDNRYSMKIFFEIRKQKYLEALDRQDRAKAVEILVKDLKVFASFNEELFKEITQLLTLDNFRQNEQLSKYGDTKSARNIMLVELKKLIEANPLFRDKLAFPAFKSSRLRTLINQSLNWQHQLCKNPRPNPDIKTLFMDHSCSPSTNGARPPPPTSSPLVGPIPKAGTFPPIGAHVPFQPVVSPSSGAIAGWISSGNPSLPHAAAVAAGPPGLVQPSNAAAFLKHPRTPSGMPGMDYQSADSDHLMKRIRTGQPDEVSFSGIAHTPNVYSQDDIPKTVVRALNQGSNVMSMDFHPHQQTILLVGTNVGDISLWEVGSRERLAHKLFKVWDISAASMPLQTALLNDAVISVNRCVWAPDGLMLGVAFSKHIVQIYQCNSTGELRSHLEIDAHVGGVNDIAFAYPNKQFCIITCGDDKTIKVWDTVGGRRLHIFEGHEAPVYSVCPHYKENIQFIFSTAIDGKIKAWLYDCLGSRVDYDAPGLWCTTMAYSADGTRLFSCGTSKDGESHLVEWNESEGAIKRTYSGFRKRSLGVVQFDTTRNRFLAAGDEFQIKFWDMDNTAMLTAVDADGGLPASPRLRFNKEGSLLAVTTSDNGIKILANSDGSRLIRMLESRGVDKSRGPSEPVNSKPLIINALGPVGNAAIPPSLERPDRVPTAVSISSLGTMENSRLVDVKPRISDDADKIKGWRIPDIIDPSHLKVLRLSDAITAGKVVRLLYTNSGLALLALASNAVHKLWKWQRSERSPLGKATAYVAPQLWQPPSGTPMTNDINETKPAEESAACIALSKNDSYVMSASGGKVSLFNMMTFKVMTTFMSPPPEATFLAFHPQDNNIIAIGMEDSTIQIYNVRVDEVKTKLKGHQNRITGLAFSQTLNSLVSSGADAQLCVWSIDGWEKKKSRFIQAPAGRQSPLAGETKVQFHNDQTHLLVVHESQIAIYDSKLECLRSCSPKESLNAPISSAIYSCDGSLVYAGFCDGAIGVFDSDNLRLRCRIAPSAYIPSLSVSGSNGAAYAVVIAAHPSEPNQIALGMSDGAVHVIEPSQDNGSHNPSNSSNPSLTVKQPTELPSR; encoded by the exons ATGTCTTCCTTAAGTAGGGAGCTGGTCTTTTTGATATTACAGTTCCTTGATGAGGAAAAATTCAAGGAAACTGTTCATAA GTTAGAACAAGAGTCCGGTTTTTTCTTCAATATGAAACATTTTGAAGATCAAGTCCAGGCTGGTGAATGGGATGAAGTCGAGCGTTATCTATGTGGGTTCACTAAGGTTGAAGATAACCGTTACTCGATGAAGATTTTCTTTGAAATTAGAAAGCAGAAGTATTTGGAAGCACTCGACAG GCAGGATCGAGCAAAGGCTGTTGAAATTCTTGTAAAGGATCTGAAGGTTTTTGCATCCTTTAACGAGGAACTTTTTAAAGAGATTACGCAGTTGCTTACTCTTGATAACTTTAG ACAAAATGAGCAGCTTTCAAAATATGGTGACACGAAATCTGCTCGGAATATCATGCTTGTAGAGCTTAAGAAGCTGATTGAAGCAAATCCCTTATTCCGCGATAAGCTTGCATTCCCAGCTTTTAAAAGTTCACGACTAAGGACCTTAATAAACCAGAG TCTGAATTGGCAGCATCAGCTATGCAAGAATCCTCGTCCAAACCCTGACATTAAAACTCTTTTTATGGATCATTCTTGTTCTCCCTCTACTAATGGTGCTCGTCCTCCTCCACCAACTAGCAGTCCTCTTGTCGGACCAATTCCCAAGGCTGGGACATTCCCTCCCATCGGTGCTCATGTT CCATTTCAGCCTGTCGTTTCCCCATCTTCTGGTGCTATTGCGGGGTGGATCTCAAGTGGTAATCCTTCTTTACCTCATGCGGCTGCTGTGGCGGCAGGTCCTCCTGGTCTTGTCCAGCCTTCTAATGCAG CTGCATTTCTTAAGCATCCGAGGACACCATCTGGTATGCCAGGAATGGATTATCAGTCAGCCGATTCAGATCATTTGATGAAGCGCATTCGTACTGGCCAACCTGACGAG GTATCCTTTTCTGGTATCGCACATACTCCCAATGTGTACTCACAAGATGACATTCCAAAAACCGTTGTGCGTGCTCTTAATCAAGGGTCTAATGTCATGAGCATGGACTTTCATCCTCATCAACAAACTATTCTCCtag ttGGCACGAATGTTGGTGACATCAGCCTTTGGGAAGTAGGATCTCGGGAAAGATTGGCCCATAAACTGTTTAAAGTTTGGGATATCTCAGCTGCTTCCATGCCTTTGCAG ACAGCTCTATTGAACGACGCTGTGATATCAGTCAACCGATGTGTTTGGGCACCTGATGGACTTATGCTTG GTGTTGCATTTTCAAAACATATAGTCCAGATATATCAGTGTAATTCAACTGGAGAATTAAGATCGCATTTGGAG ATTGATGCTCATGTTGGAGGTGTTAACGACATAGCATTTGCTTATCCCAACAAGCAATTTTGTATCATTACTTGTGGTGACGATAAGACGATCAAG GTATGGGATACTGTAGGTGGACGTAGACTTCATATTTTTGAAGGCCATGAAGCTCCTGTATATTCTGTTTGCCCTCATTATAAGGAAAATATTCAG TTTATTTTCTCCACTGCCATTGATGGGAAGATTAAAGCTTGGTTATATGATTGCTTGGGGTCTAGAGTGGACTATGATGCTCCCGGACTTTGGTGTACGACAATGGCTTATAGCGCTGATGGAACTag GCTTTTCTCTTGTGGAACAAGTAAAGACGGTGAATCCCATTTAGTCGAGTGGAATGAGAGTGAAGGAGCAATCAAAAGAACATATTCTGGTTTTAGGAAGCGTTCATTAGGTGTTGTCCAGTTCGACACAACAAGGAACAGGTTCTTAGCAGCCGGCGATGAATTCCAAATTAAGTTTTGGGACATGGATAATACTGCCATGTTGACAGCTGTTGACGCAGACGGCGGGTTGCCT GCCAGTCCAAGACTAAGGTTCAACAAGGAAGGGTCGTTGTTGGCTGTTACAACTAGTGATAATGGTATCAAAATCTTGGCTAACAGTGATGGTTCACGCTTGATACGAATGTTGGAGAGTAGGGGCGTTGATAAAAGTCGAGGCCCTTCTGAACCTGTCAATTCTAAG CCATTGATCATTAACGCACTTGGTCCTGTGGGAAATGCTGCCATTCCACCATCCCTTGAACGCCCTGATAGAGTCCCAACTGCTGTATCCATTAGCAGTCTT GGTACAATGGAAAACAGCCGGCTTGTTGATGTTAAGCCACGAATTTCCGATGATGCAGACAAGATAAAGGGCTGGCGAATTCCTGACATTATTGATCCCTCTCACCTGAAAGTCCTACGATTATCTGATGCCATAACAGCAGGAAAG GTTGTGAGGCTGTTATATACCAACTCTGGTCTTGCTCTTTTGGCCCTTGCATCGAATGCAGTTCACAAGCTTTGGAAATGGCAGCGTAGTGAAAGGAGTCCCTTAGGCAAG GCTACTGCATATGTTGCACCGCAATTGTGGCAGCCACCTAGTGGCACTCCTATGACAAATGATATAAACGAGACTAAACCAGCTGAAGAATCTGCTGCGTGCATTGCATTATCTAAAAATGATTCTTATGTTATGTCCGCCTCGGGAGGGAAGGTTTCTTTGTTCAACATGATGACATTCAAG GTGATGACCACCTTTATGTCCCCTCCTCCTGAAGCCACGTTCTTGGCATTTCATCCACAAGACAATAATATTATCGCGATTGGCATGGAAGACTCCACAATTCAAATTTACAATGTTCGAGTCGATGAG GTCAAAACCAAACTCAAGGGCCACCAAAATCGGATAACCGGACTTGCCTTTTCACAAACTTTGAATTCTCTGGTGTCTTCAGGGGCTGATGCACAG TTATGTGTTTGGAGCATAGATGGATGGGAGAAAAAAAAATCGAGGTTCATACAAGCTCCGGCTGGTCGTCAATCTCCGCTAGCAGGAGAAACCAAAGTCCAGTTTCACAATGACCAAACTCATCTATTGGTTGTCCACGAGAGCCAAATAGCCATTTATGACAGCAAGCTCGAATGTTTACGCTCA TGTTCTCCAAAAGAGTCATTAAATGCTCCCATTTCGAGTGCAATATATTCTTGCGATGGCTCACTGGTTTATGCCGGTTTTTGTGACGGCGCCATTGGAGTTTTTGATTCCGATAACTTGAGACTCAGATGTCGAATAGCACCTTCGGCTTACATACCTTCGTTATCCGTCAG TGGCAGCAACGGTGCAGCCTATGCCGTGGTCATAGCAGCTCACCCATCGGAACCAAACCAGATTGCTCTCGGGATGAGTGATGGAGCAGTTCACGTAATCGAACCCTCTCAAGATAATGGATCCCATAATCCATCAAATTCATCTAATCCTTCATTAACTGTTAAACAACCAACAGAGTTACCTTCTAGGTGA
- the LOC107909067 gene encoding protein TOPLESS-RELATED PROTEIN 2 isoform X2, which yields MKHFEDQVQAGEWDEVERYLCGFTKVEDNRYSMKIFFEIRKQKYLEALDRQDRAKAVEILVKDLKVFASFNEELFKEITQLLTLDNFRQNEQLSKYGDTKSARNIMLVELKKLIEANPLFRDKLAFPAFKSSRLRTLINQSLNWQHQLCKNPRPNPDIKTLFMDHSCSPSTNGARPPPPTSSPLVGPIPKAGTFPPIGAHVPFQPVVSPSSGAIAGWISSGNPSLPHAAAVAAGPPGLVQPSNAAAFLKHPRTPSGMPGMDYQSADSDHLMKRIRTGQPDEVSFSGIAHTPNVYSQDDIPKTVVRALNQGSNVMSMDFHPHQQTILLVGTNVGDISLWEVGSRERLAHKLFKVWDISAASMPLQTALLNDAVISVNRCVWAPDGLMLGVAFSKHIVQIYQCNSTGELRSHLEIDAHVGGVNDIAFAYPNKQFCIITCGDDKTIKVWDTVGGRRLHIFEGHEAPVYSVCPHYKENIQFIFSTAIDGKIKAWLYDCLGSRVDYDAPGLWCTTMAYSADGTRLFSCGTSKDGESHLVEWNESEGAIKRTYSGFRKRSLGVVQFDTTRNRFLAAGDEFQIKFWDMDNTAMLTAVDADGGLPASPRLRFNKEGSLLAVTTSDNGIKILANSDGSRLIRMLESRGVDKSRGPSEPVNSKPLIINALGPVGNAAIPPSLERPDRVPTAVSISSLGTMENSRLVDVKPRISDDADKIKGWRIPDIIDPSHLKVLRLSDAITAGKVVRLLYTNSGLALLALASNAVHKLWKWQRSERSPLGKATAYVAPQLWQPPSGTPMTNDINETKPAEESAACIALSKNDSYVMSASGGKVSLFNMMTFKVMTTFMSPPPEATFLAFHPQDNNIIAIGMEDSTIQIYNVRVDEVKTKLKGHQNRITGLAFSQTLNSLVSSGADAQLCVWSIDGWEKKKSRFIQAPAGRQSPLAGETKVQFHNDQTHLLVVHESQIAIYDSKLECLRSCSPKESLNAPISSAIYSCDGSLVYAGFCDGAIGVFDSDNLRLRCRIAPSAYIPSLSVSGSNGAAYAVVIAAHPSEPNQIALGMSDGAVHVIEPSQDNGSHNPSNSSNPSLTVKQPTELPSR from the exons ATGAAACATTTTGAAGATCAAGTCCAGGCTGGTGAATGGGATGAAGTCGAGCGTTATCTATGTGGGTTCACTAAGGTTGAAGATAACCGTTACTCGATGAAGATTTTCTTTGAAATTAGAAAGCAGAAGTATTTGGAAGCACTCGACAG GCAGGATCGAGCAAAGGCTGTTGAAATTCTTGTAAAGGATCTGAAGGTTTTTGCATCCTTTAACGAGGAACTTTTTAAAGAGATTACGCAGTTGCTTACTCTTGATAACTTTAG ACAAAATGAGCAGCTTTCAAAATATGGTGACACGAAATCTGCTCGGAATATCATGCTTGTAGAGCTTAAGAAGCTGATTGAAGCAAATCCCTTATTCCGCGATAAGCTTGCATTCCCAGCTTTTAAAAGTTCACGACTAAGGACCTTAATAAACCAGAG TCTGAATTGGCAGCATCAGCTATGCAAGAATCCTCGTCCAAACCCTGACATTAAAACTCTTTTTATGGATCATTCTTGTTCTCCCTCTACTAATGGTGCTCGTCCTCCTCCACCAACTAGCAGTCCTCTTGTCGGACCAATTCCCAAGGCTGGGACATTCCCTCCCATCGGTGCTCATGTT CCATTTCAGCCTGTCGTTTCCCCATCTTCTGGTGCTATTGCGGGGTGGATCTCAAGTGGTAATCCTTCTTTACCTCATGCGGCTGCTGTGGCGGCAGGTCCTCCTGGTCTTGTCCAGCCTTCTAATGCAG CTGCATTTCTTAAGCATCCGAGGACACCATCTGGTATGCCAGGAATGGATTATCAGTCAGCCGATTCAGATCATTTGATGAAGCGCATTCGTACTGGCCAACCTGACGAG GTATCCTTTTCTGGTATCGCACATACTCCCAATGTGTACTCACAAGATGACATTCCAAAAACCGTTGTGCGTGCTCTTAATCAAGGGTCTAATGTCATGAGCATGGACTTTCATCCTCATCAACAAACTATTCTCCtag ttGGCACGAATGTTGGTGACATCAGCCTTTGGGAAGTAGGATCTCGGGAAAGATTGGCCCATAAACTGTTTAAAGTTTGGGATATCTCAGCTGCTTCCATGCCTTTGCAG ACAGCTCTATTGAACGACGCTGTGATATCAGTCAACCGATGTGTTTGGGCACCTGATGGACTTATGCTTG GTGTTGCATTTTCAAAACATATAGTCCAGATATATCAGTGTAATTCAACTGGAGAATTAAGATCGCATTTGGAG ATTGATGCTCATGTTGGAGGTGTTAACGACATAGCATTTGCTTATCCCAACAAGCAATTTTGTATCATTACTTGTGGTGACGATAAGACGATCAAG GTATGGGATACTGTAGGTGGACGTAGACTTCATATTTTTGAAGGCCATGAAGCTCCTGTATATTCTGTTTGCCCTCATTATAAGGAAAATATTCAG TTTATTTTCTCCACTGCCATTGATGGGAAGATTAAAGCTTGGTTATATGATTGCTTGGGGTCTAGAGTGGACTATGATGCTCCCGGACTTTGGTGTACGACAATGGCTTATAGCGCTGATGGAACTag GCTTTTCTCTTGTGGAACAAGTAAAGACGGTGAATCCCATTTAGTCGAGTGGAATGAGAGTGAAGGAGCAATCAAAAGAACATATTCTGGTTTTAGGAAGCGTTCATTAGGTGTTGTCCAGTTCGACACAACAAGGAACAGGTTCTTAGCAGCCGGCGATGAATTCCAAATTAAGTTTTGGGACATGGATAATACTGCCATGTTGACAGCTGTTGACGCAGACGGCGGGTTGCCT GCCAGTCCAAGACTAAGGTTCAACAAGGAAGGGTCGTTGTTGGCTGTTACAACTAGTGATAATGGTATCAAAATCTTGGCTAACAGTGATGGTTCACGCTTGATACGAATGTTGGAGAGTAGGGGCGTTGATAAAAGTCGAGGCCCTTCTGAACCTGTCAATTCTAAG CCATTGATCATTAACGCACTTGGTCCTGTGGGAAATGCTGCCATTCCACCATCCCTTGAACGCCCTGATAGAGTCCCAACTGCTGTATCCATTAGCAGTCTT GGTACAATGGAAAACAGCCGGCTTGTTGATGTTAAGCCACGAATTTCCGATGATGCAGACAAGATAAAGGGCTGGCGAATTCCTGACATTATTGATCCCTCTCACCTGAAAGTCCTACGATTATCTGATGCCATAACAGCAGGAAAG GTTGTGAGGCTGTTATATACCAACTCTGGTCTTGCTCTTTTGGCCCTTGCATCGAATGCAGTTCACAAGCTTTGGAAATGGCAGCGTAGTGAAAGGAGTCCCTTAGGCAAG GCTACTGCATATGTTGCACCGCAATTGTGGCAGCCACCTAGTGGCACTCCTATGACAAATGATATAAACGAGACTAAACCAGCTGAAGAATCTGCTGCGTGCATTGCATTATCTAAAAATGATTCTTATGTTATGTCCGCCTCGGGAGGGAAGGTTTCTTTGTTCAACATGATGACATTCAAG GTGATGACCACCTTTATGTCCCCTCCTCCTGAAGCCACGTTCTTGGCATTTCATCCACAAGACAATAATATTATCGCGATTGGCATGGAAGACTCCACAATTCAAATTTACAATGTTCGAGTCGATGAG GTCAAAACCAAACTCAAGGGCCACCAAAATCGGATAACCGGACTTGCCTTTTCACAAACTTTGAATTCTCTGGTGTCTTCAGGGGCTGATGCACAG TTATGTGTTTGGAGCATAGATGGATGGGAGAAAAAAAAATCGAGGTTCATACAAGCTCCGGCTGGTCGTCAATCTCCGCTAGCAGGAGAAACCAAAGTCCAGTTTCACAATGACCAAACTCATCTATTGGTTGTCCACGAGAGCCAAATAGCCATTTATGACAGCAAGCTCGAATGTTTACGCTCA TGTTCTCCAAAAGAGTCATTAAATGCTCCCATTTCGAGTGCAATATATTCTTGCGATGGCTCACTGGTTTATGCCGGTTTTTGTGACGGCGCCATTGGAGTTTTTGATTCCGATAACTTGAGACTCAGATGTCGAATAGCACCTTCGGCTTACATACCTTCGTTATCCGTCAG TGGCAGCAACGGTGCAGCCTATGCCGTGGTCATAGCAGCTCACCCATCGGAACCAAACCAGATTGCTCTCGGGATGAGTGATGGAGCAGTTCACGTAATCGAACCCTCTCAAGATAATGGATCCCATAATCCATCAAATTCATCTAATCCTTCATTAACTGTTAAACAACCAACAGAGTTACCTTCTAGGTGA